ACATTCACAACTTGGTCCGGCAGCCCAGCCTCTGCCACTATGAGTAAGAGACAACCATTATCCCGAGAGAGAGAGCAAACACTGCAGAGTAAGCAGAAGACCTAAGAGAACAGGTGTATAAGAAAGTTGCCTTGTAGTTCCATAGACCTCCAGAAAACCAATACGAGTACTGTTGTTCTTTATCACTCCCTTTTGCCTCCGAGTATTCTGTCCTTTTAAAGTCATCTCAGTCAGCCCTTAGTCAagctccagctcctcaacGCCCATGCTATTCCGTTCCTCAAAGCCCAACTCCTGTTTCACCATCCCGAAGATTAACCAGTCCGCTTCACCCCAACTTCGGCAActttatctttttcttcctcaagtcCAACGTCATTCGAGTCAAGCATCGGGCAACTACGTACGCTGACTGACGTGACGCCTATGAGTAGAACAGCGAAGTCCCGATCCTTGTTGTATCACTACTGCCAAAATATATACATTAATGCACACATTTTCCTTGCTCAAGCGAGTCATGTTTTATTTCCATCACTGCTTGCTTCCTTGCCGGTCCCGTTCTCCAGCAGTCGTTCGTTCTGCTATGTACGTAGGTGGTCCGATCATCACTCACTTAATATTACGTAATTCAATTTTCTCTGCAAGAGGATACTTAAATAAGTttgaagagaggaaaacGCGCGAAGTGGTTTGTCGTGTTGAGCCTCGTGGAGCCTGATCCTGATAAAGGTACGtgtgatgatgagctgCTGACGAGGGCTTCCTGTTAGTTTGATCATTAATTCTTAAATGTTTGTCTTGTTGCACGCTGCAACAAACTGCCGATAAACTTCTTGATTGGTCCTTAATCAATTAGTCAAATCCGACGTGTCAAGAATTTTGCTTCCCGGTCTGCACAGCAGGAGTAGTCTTTTCCAAAGAAACTACGAAAGAAGTACTGCACAGTACATGGGACATCTCTCTCCGCAATAAAGTCGCTCTTTGCCTTCCGCATCTTCCTCGGACTTGCGACATCTGCCGCCTGCTGGGCAGCAGGTGTGTTGTATAGTGGGTCACCTGGCCAGTACGTGCGGTACATGTACAAGAAGTACTTTATGACTTTGTTGCTGATTGCCGCTAATGTCACACTGCAGCTCACCACTCCTGTGGCATTACCAACCCTAACGTCACACGGGTGGCTTTCAAAGCGATTGATTTGACTCATTCAACCACAGCCTGCCTGCGACCGTGTGTTCGTAGCAATAATACTTGGCTGCTCCTGTCATCATCGGTCGCTTGTCCAATAACCCATTTTGCAGTATTCGTACGACACTATTCCAGAGAGAACCTGATACCTCTCTAAACTCGGCTCAAGCTGCTTGCACGTACACCACATTTCGTAGTCAATTCTCCCAGAAGCGTGAAGTCTGGGCAGGTCGATAGACAGATAGCGGATACTAAGTCTCGAATACAGATCGTGACTTTTATCCTGATACGTCGACATATCTTCACTTTTCATTTTTACAACTTGGATTTGAATAGAAACTGGGAATAACGAATAGCTGTATTCTCTCTGCCTATCGGAAACTCCGCAGAAGATCAGTCTTGCTGTACAGGAAAAGAGGTCATGACCGATCTCAGTAAAACCCTATCTGGCCTCGCTGTTGAGAATTCAGTGACAGAATCTACAAAAGCGTGGATCCGGGACTTGTCGGAGCTGTATGAGGATGCTGAGAGACTATATCCAGATATTAGGTGGAGGGCGCAAAATGAACAGTTCACTGTTTGGGGACATAAAGGTGAGTAGAGAGCCACAACTCCTTAGAAGCTATGGGGGACTATGCTGACCACCACAAGCCATTGTTTACGCGCGAGCTTCTAGTTAGTGTTTATTGTTCAATTGTTTGTGATTCCATTTATATCTGTACGCTGACTTTGGAATTAGAAGCTTTCAGAGATGCCTTTTTGCCCCTTCGATCATTTAGTTCCACAGCTGGCGATCGTTCGCCCTTATGTCCGCGTATTCGCGACCCAGCCTTTTCTGTCCACAAACCGTTGCAATTGCTGCCAGAGACTTCTGAGAACTCCATCAATTTGGCACTATGTAACAACGACTTCGTGTCCGAAATCATAATCCATGGGTCCGCACAACTGTTGCGAACCCATCTGAAGTAAGTGCTTTTTTGTAAAATCCTAGGCAGATAATGATTCGGCTTCCTTGTTCGGTTAGCATGATGTATACCTCAGAAGGGGCAGAGGTTCTATCGACTTGGGTGAAAGGGCAGGCACAGATTGGTGCATGGCAATCAGAGCCACGGTTGTATCCTGGTGGATCCGAAACTGTGTCTCAAAATCGGCTCAAGTTGAGTCAAGATCTAACTTATATGTGGAGAAGCAAGCTTTTCGCGGATGTGCGGATACATCTTCCGAGCAACATAACTAGTGGAGCTAGCTCGGAAGATCTGAATGCGACTGCGGATCTGTCCAAGCAAACCATGATATTTCCCTCTCACAAATTCATCCTTGCCTGCCGGTCAAGATATTTCTCTGCATTTTTCAAGCAACATCCACATGCTCAGATGCCTATTATCgacattttcttttcctcgcctCCATTTACGCCTGCAGCCTTGCATTTCTGCCTTGGATATATATATGCCGGCACTCTTCAATTCTCCAATCGCACATTTGGTCTGTTGATTGCGCTACAGATTCATAGTTGTGCGAGATATTTGCAGCTTGGGGAGCTCGTGATCGAGATTGAATCTCGTATCATCCATGACCTCTGTCATGGTTTAGATTGGGACCATTGCCATTGCAAAATATGTTTTAACAGGGCTGTGAAACTCTGGTGCTCACTTGCCACGGAGCAGAACCGACCACATGCCTTATGGTCTCTAGCAACTACCTTCATTGAAAGAGGTTGGGCGGACTGCTGTGGCCGAGATACAGCGACAAACAATACAAACAATGCTGAACAGGTCGAAAAATTGACGCACAATGTAATTGAAGGAATCGAAGCATCAAATGTGATCTATACCTTCTATTCACTGCATCGTATGCGTATGAAACTGGAGTATGAGAAGCAAACAACACCTGAGAAAGTTGTGTCCTCAGGCTGGTTGAATCGTCTGCAGCAAATGATAGATGCCGTTCAAGCACAGGCTTGTGAAATTATCGCTTCAAGTATAGATGATGTAGCCGCAAGCGGCGACATGAGAACGCTAATGCAAGACCAAGACCCCGCATCGTTGGAGATCTTGCGTATCGTACTGTATACAGCTGCTGGGCGGACGAGTTCTCAGAAAAGATACATGGAGACGAATCGAGTATGTGCAACTTCCATTGCAATTTTGGCTTGCTAGCTGTTGGTAGCTTACGTCTAATTACAGGGACTATCGCTCCTCTCATCCTATCCAAGCGAAATCGATCCAAGCATGCGAGGCCactcctccacatcttACAAACAATCAGCTACAGCCGAGATCTTGAAAGGAATAACGGTGCAAGGTGTCAACAATGGCGTCAAGTCCCCCGATGGCAGCTTATTGGAAGATAAATCTTCGACCACTTCATTGTCACGTGAATCTTTTTTACATAATTTATGTCCTGCTCTCAAAGCCGATAACCATCAAGAAGGCACGTCAAATAAAATTCAACTTTGCAACTCTGGGACCTCTGCATATGCAAGTATTCCGTTCGAtgctggaaaagaagttAAGGAGATCCATTACAGTATGTACTCTCGGAGCGACAAAAGCTAGCTGCTGACGCTTCTTGTCAATAAGAACTGCCTTCCTATGAATCGGTTGTGTCGGCACAACTGGATTTCGCGCGCCACAGAAAAGCGCATGCAAGATCATTACGACCATCTCGGCCGTCTTGGAGGGCTCTTTTAGGCCACCAACCCCTTCTACAAAAGGCGACTATTCAATCTCACTCATCACTGAACACTAAGGAAAATCAAACAAACAAGCATCGGCAGGCTTCAAACATGACTGAGACTTTAAGTTCGAAACATGGGTTCGAGCTTTTCGTGGGTGTTCCCTGTGTTATTTTTTCGCACGCGAAAAGGGTGAGATTCAGAGCATTGGTGAGATACATCGGATATATCCAAGGCGTCAGTTGAAGGCTTCCTGTTGTAAGCGAACCGGCTCGCAGAGCTGACTATATTAACAGCTACATGGAACATGGATAGGAGTCGAAGTAGACAATTTGGACTGTTTTGGAATCGACACCCTCCCCAGTGCAGTAGTGAGCGGCGTGGAATACTTTGTCATCTCGGTGCCCTGTGACGTAGCACTGAACGGGATGAAAAGCGGCGACCATAGTAATCCGAAAACCTGCCATCAATGTTATAAGACAGGAGAAAATCGCTGTAGCGTTTGCAACTGCATGGCGTGTAAAAATTCCGGAAGTTTGGAGAGCGCTACCCCGGGATTACGCCGTGCCTTATTTGTGAGGCCGAGTGAAGTGGTGTTGGTATTAGGAACAGACACGTAATAGCGCCGCCGTCAACTACTAATATGAAGTATAACGGGGGTTAGGCTAACGGCGCTCCAGTCATCGACAGCGGAGCATCTCGCAAGGTGTCTCCTGGATCTATGCTGTATGGTGTAGTCCAGTCCACGTGAGCACGACCTGTCACATGTTCGAGCTATTTCTACTTTCAATACATTGTAATGGATCTTACCATCCTTCGTCTTACAGCCACTCAAACCGATAACTTGCGTCTCATGCAAAATGTCGCTGCAGCAAATTGTCTATGCTCAAGGAGCTAGAGCGGGATTTCGACCATTTCTTACGCTGAGTTACAACACAAGATCAACTCCCATGATACCTGTTTCCTATCAAACGCGTAGCATTGTGAACAGCTGCTGGGTGGGCTGAATGCTATCTGCGAAAATCTTAGGCGTTAAAGGGAGGAAATTGGTgatcgagaaggagatgactGCCTCTAGGCTGGAATGGACAAATAATATATGTATGCATGTGAGGAGAGAATAAATTCATGAGCAAAACAGACCATGTATGATACTAGAAAAACGGTCAACCATCACCACCTCAAATATAGTTCACGAAAACCTACAGTGTAGGTGCATGTCAAGCACATTTGGGTATTAAAGACAGTATATCGTTACTCGTAAGATGACCGCCATAGGTTTTATATGATCTTGAAGTAGAACAAGATACTCGAAAGTCATGAGTGTTCTGAGACCGCTATTGACATGTCCAATAGTCTATCATTACAATGGCGTGAAGGGACACTTCATATTCTTGGCGAGCGCCCATGCGCAAGTAGCACACCATGATTGGCGATAAGCCAAACGAGGCTATGGCAAATCAATGAAGTCTGGAAGTTAGCAACAAATGCACTGGATTATTAGATAGATTGGGCGAATGACATGCAGCGAACCATGTAAGACATGAATGTCAGAACAAGGGCATCCATGTGCCTAATTCCTTTACGCGCTCTCCGAATCAAACCGAAATCAAGTACGCTGCACGAATCTCCTTTCCAGTCCAATTATCTATGCGTGATGCATATCGATACTGATCTGTCATGCAAGCCAATAATTATCGCAGATGACATATTGCTAGGTGGCGCAGCAGAAACCATTCCTTAGAGGTTGAGCTTGGTTCGACGCCAGTGACGACGTTTAGCGTTGTACTACATGAGGTTAGCAAGAAACTAAAGACATAACTCAGCGAAAGACGAACTTGGATCTTGTCTAGATTTTAAATGTCAGCGAATGTAATCATGCTAGATTTTCAAAGACAGCTTACTGTCAGTTTTCAGACGGAACCACTGAGGGAGTGGACGGTTTTGTCTGGCCTTCTTGGCAAGCTTTTGCTTGACGATGAAAGTCTTTTGAGAAGGCTGATTTGGGGTAGATGTCAGCATGCTTTCTTGCCTTGGAACCGCCTCAAGGCGTAAAAATGGGTTGTAGATGCTCTGGGGAGGCGGCCAAGTCGCGGTTACAGGGACGCCTTCGGAATCATGGTTGTTGTCAAAATTTGTCGGGGGTTCGCGATGCcttgagaaaagagattCGCGAACAAGAGGTCGTGGGAGGACAAGAACGGATGAAAGGATAACTAAGAGATGAGCAGACTTACCATGATGAGCTATGGCGGATtgatggatgggaagagaggcCTTTCTCGATCAATGATCAACTTTTGACATACGACGGGGGAAGGGGACAATTTCGCTTGGGGAAGTTCCATAATGCCGATAAGTTGACAAAGTGGCAGCAGGCTTTCGGGGAGAAAATGCACAAAAATGATATCAAATATATCATAATTTTAGGGTTTGCCAGGCACCCTCTGTGCCCGCGATGAGGGGGATGATGTTTTGACTCAGGTGACTTAatcaaaaagaagggaaatcAGAATGCCGTAGTTGAAACACACTTCTACTCAGGCGCCTCCTTCAATCAGTATAAAGTAAAGCAACAATCAACATACATAACCCCCCCAATATTTATCATTACCGTTTATAGATTGACACTAGAAAAGAAACATCTACATACAGTACTTTCATAATGTGGCAACACTTCAACAAGCTTTCGCTTCGTGAAAAAGGACAGAGAGAAAAGCAttgaagaaaggaatgCGTTGAAAATCACGCTTTTGCTCACATTGGGAGGTCTCTTCACCTTAATTCGCTGTTTGCACGGCGTGTTTGATTTTATCTCGTAAACGGAACTGGCTTTCGGCTTGCTTCTGTCAATAATCCGCAGGCTTCAACTTCCGGCCTTTGCTTGTTGGGCCGCCGCTACTATCGAAAGTTCCTTGTATATTTCGGATATTTCCATCAATGTCGACACAGTTTTTTCTGGCTGACAGTTCCTGTTATTGCAATGGCGTCAGGTGATAATCAATGCAAGACTTGTGTACGCCTATGTTTGTGAAACGGTTGGGGAAAGCAAGATCGGCAGTGTTCGTCACTGTTGGTTGCCAaaaatcttcctcaacgtTGGCTTCCTCGAGAAGAGAGTTCAATCCCGGATAGATGCTCATTGAAAGAGCTTCAAACTATTTAAAATCTCAAAATGAAGGGTCGCGAAATCATAGTCGTGAAAACGAAGAGTAACCAGACCATGCGGCCTTCAGCAGATTTTTCTTACAACAAAACAAGTTCCGCCATTTTCAAAGCCAAGTACGCTGCGTTGCCCAGCCTTGTAGCCAGGGAATGCTCCTCACCCACCCTGCCCTCCCGTTACGGCGGGTTGGGACTGCTACCACCCTCCCCAGTCGCCAGAACAGCAGCCGACGAAGACGGTCGACAAAGTCATGAACAAGATATTCCAGCGACAGTTGAGGAAGGCCCATTTATGACGCAGCATGCAAGGTGCTAGGAGATATGGAGAATCAACAGGATTGCTGGAAGGATcgggggatgatgagcggTAATCCATGGTCGAAAACTGTGTGTTCTTGGACGCAAATGGATATCAACAATACCTTTCTACCGACCATGCAGCCGTGTTCGACAACGCTTTCATTTCGACAAGCCTGCACGGCCACACACTCATTCCTCATTCCAACCACTCCATATGCCCTGCCTGTTCATAGTCCCAACCGTCTGGGTCATGAAGAACCCTATT
This genomic window from Cryptococcus deuterogattii R265 chromosome 9, complete sequence contains:
- a CDS encoding 60S ribosomal protein L39 → MPSQKTFIVKQKLAKKARQNRPLPQWFRLKTDNKIQYNAKRRHWRRTKLNL